A part of Xiphophorus maculatus strain JP 163 A unplaced genomic scaffold, X_maculatus-5.0-male Unplaced_Scaffold_BN000184F, whole genome shotgun sequence genomic DNA contains:
- the LOC102230417 gene encoding neutral cholesterol ester hydrolase 1-like codes for MRLRLAGAVLLAAAAYYVYLPLPSGVSEPWKLMLLDALFRSFMRASDAAHTLGVCHRVHLLNRVVSWVEVIEARSSPTVNVTDSTLGGVPTRVFQPNGESRLRRGVIYFHGGGWALASGKMRSYDLLCRKMAEDLDAVIMSVDYRLAPEAVFPDQYHDAVAASRVFLSAELLQQYGIDPERLCVSGDSAGGNLAAAVAQELSLDNSLQVKFKAQALIYPVLQALDFHTPSYQQNQAVPILYRPYMARFWLQYLGADSSLEPVLLVNNHSALDERAISAATRSNLNWTALLPAERKKNFKPVVKEKGSPGVVGAVPGLIDVRAAPLLAEQEVLGKTPKAYVMTCEFDVLRDDGLMYGRRLRDAGVEVTSDHYEDGFHGCMVFANLPMMSSVGQRSMRNYIRWLDQNL; via the exons ATGAGGCTCCGTTTGGCCGGGGCCGTGCTGCTGGCGGCGGCCGCCTACTACGTGTACCTGCCGCTACCGAGCGGCGTGAGCGAGCCGTGGAAGCTGATGCTGCTGGACGCGCTGTTCCGGAGCTTCATGCGGGCG AGCGACGCGGCCCACACCCTGGGCGTGTGCCACCGTGTTCACCTGCTGAACCGGGTGGTGTCCTGGGTGGAGGTGATCGAGGCTCGCTCCAGTCCCACCGTCAACGTGACCGACTCCACCCTGGGAGGCGTCCCCACCCGCGTGTTTCAGCCAAACGGAGAAAGCAGGCTGAGAAGAGGAGTCATCTATTTCCATGGAGGAGGCTGGGCGCTCGCTAGTGGCA agatGCGCTCCTATGACCTTCTCTGTCGGAAAATGGCGGAAGATCTGGACGCTGTCATAATGTCTGTGGA TTACCGCCTTGCTCCCGAGGCCGTGTTTCCAGATCAGTACCACGACGCCGTGGCAGCGTCGCGGGTCTTCCTGTCCGCTGAACTCTTGCAGCAGTACGGCATCGATCCGGAGCGGCTCTGCGTGTCTGGAGACAGCGCTGGAGGAAACCTGGCTGCTGCTGTGGCGCAGGAg CTCAGCCTGGATAACTCTCTGCAGGTGAAATTCAAAGCCCAGGCGCTGATCTACCCAGTGCTGCAGGCTCTCGACTTCCACACGCCGTCgtaccagcagaaccaggctgTGCCCATCCTCTACAGGCCTTACATGGCCCGCTTCTGGCTGCAGTACCTGGGCGCCGACTCCTCCCTGGAGCCCGTCCTACTGGTGAACAACCACAGCGCTCTGGATGAGCGGGCCATCAGCGCCGCCACCCGCTCCAACCTGAACTGGACCGCTCTGCTGCCGGCCGAGCGCAAGAAGAACTTCAAGCCGGTCGTTAAGGAGAAGGGATCGCCAGGCGTGGTGGGCGCGGTGCCGGGGCTGATAGACGTGAGGGCGGCGCCGCTGCTGGCGGAGCAGGAGGTTCTGGGTAAAACACCCAAAGCATATGTGATGACGTGCGAGTTTGACGTTTTGCGGGACGATGGACTGATGTACGGCAGGCGGCTGCGGGACGCTGGCGTTGAGGTGACGAGTGACCACTACGAGGACGGTTTCCATGGCTGCATGGTGTTTGCGAACCTGCCAATGATGTCGAGTGTTGGACAAAGAAGTATGAGGAACTACATTCGCTGGCTGGACCAGAACCTATGA